A region of the Candidatus Dadabacteria bacterium genome:
GGAGAACGTTAAGCTCGGAACGATGGTGCTTTGCAACCCATTCAGGTACCCTCCCCTGCTCGCCAAGATGGCTTCAACGCTTGACGTGATAAGCAACGGACGCTTGGAATTCGCAATAGGAGCCGGGTGGTTTGAAGAGGAATTTCGCGCTTACGGATATTCCTTCCCCTCAACGGAAGAAAGAATAGAGATGCTGAGAGAAGCGGTCACGATACTCAAACTGATGTGGACGGATGAGACCGCCTCTTTTGCCGGCAAACATTACAAGGTGGAAAACGCGTTTTGCAACCCCAAGCCCGTTCAGCGTCCCAACATTCCAGTATGCATCGGAGGCTCCGGAGAAAGATTCCTCTTAAGAGCAGTGGCAGAACTCGCCGATGAATGGAACTGTCCCGCGACAAGCGCAATTGAATTCGACCGTAAGCACTCGATACTCCGCAAGCACTGCGAGGAAGTCGGCAGAAACATAGAAGATATAACGATATCTCAGCAGACAGTCTGCGTTCTGGTTGAGGACAGAAAAGATCTTCCCGAAAAACTCGAAAAGGCCCAGAGACGCTACGGATTCTTCGGAGATATAGAAAAACTCGGGATCGTGGGAACCCCGGAAGACTGCGTAGAAAAAATCAACACGGATCTGGAGAAGGGAATATCCAAATACACGATTTTCTTCTCCGACGTGATGAACCCCAAGACCATAGAACTTTTCGGAAAAGAAGTAATACCCGAATTCAGATAAAGACGGATTATTGCAGTTCTTCATTGATTTGCAACCACTCCTGCGCAATCTGCTTCTTTCGAACCTCCGCCATTGAAGTTTGAACTAAAAGTGAATAGTTTATAATTAGGACGTGGACACTATGAAGACAGTACTGCTACTGGCGACATGCATCGCATTGTTTCTTACCGGCGGCATGGCAAACGCCCTCTCCACATGTCCAATGAAGATGGACAAGGCTTCCGCCGAAATGCAGATGGACGCCGACATGGAAATGCCTTGCCATGAAACAAAAGATTCGGAAGATCGAAGCTCCAACCAGTGCGATGGCTGTGATTGCCAGCATTGCGTCCAGATAAACGCACTGCCGGTTGAAGAGTTAAAAGATCATCATGGTGGAGATGCTGTCGGAATTCTTGCCGGCCAGCTCCTGTCCTCCCGCCAGATCAAAACCCATTTCCGACCTCCAAAACACCTCTCCTGAGCAAATCTGCGCGCGTCCGCGCGCTACAAGCGGCTTCGCTTCGGCGTCGCCAAGCCATAATCGATACTCAGGAGGAAACATGAAATTAACGGTTTTCACTTTATGTTGCGTGATCCTGATGGGCTACGCCCCTCAGTCACTGTCTCGTCCGGTCTCATATCCGGGCGGCTGGACGGTCATGCAGAAAAACGACAAGAACGCGCATTCTCTTCACGTTCATTATTCGCCGACGGCAAAGTATTCAATAGGATACAGAACCGAATACTGGCGCGAGGAGGATTGGCAGTTCCACGGTGTGCAGATTAACTATCTGGTAAAGCGCCTCAACGCGCCGGCCTCGCAGGCAAACTTCTATCTTAAAGGCGGCCTTGGCACAGCCTACGGTGATCTTGGAGTGCCCGACGGCGAACTCCAGCCCGCTGCCTTTGCCGATATCGCCCTTGACTGGGAAACTCGACGGTACTTTACGAGTTATGAGAACCGCGTCTACTACGCCGAAGACATAGCGAAGTTCTTCAGGCAGAAAGCGCGGGTGGGAATCGCCCCTTATATCGGAGACTACGGCGATATCCACACCTGGCTCATGCTGCAAGTTGACCACATCACGGGGGAGAGAGATAACATCTCGTTTACGCCTCTTGTACGGTTTTTTAAGAACGAATATCTCGCTGAGGTCGGAATCAGCGACAAAGGTGGGATTTTGTTCAATTTAATAATAAGATTTTAAGGAGAAAACTATGAAAATATCAATCAGAGTGATTTTTTTTATGACACTTTTTTTCGCGTTCCAAAGCCTTGCGCATGGAGAACACGAACATAACCATGAAGGTCAGGTGGTGGAGCCCTCTGCCGTTTCAAACAACATGGGAAACGTCGCATGTGAAGACACCATCAATATCAAGGTAACCGGGCTTGTATGCGATTTCTGTGCCCGTTCCCTGGAAAAAGTCTTCCTAAAACGCGGCGATGTTGGGGGAGTCAAGGTTGATCTCGGCAAAGGCTCCATAGTAGTCGCTATGAAACCCGGATTGACCATTGACGATGCAACGCTTACGAAGCTTATCGCGGACTCAGGATACAACGTGAGCGCCATTCGCAGGGGGTGCGAACATGGATAAGACAGATCCCGGCTATGGAGTGAAGCAAACGCTTCTCCCTTCGCTCAGTCTGCTTACGTCCGCTGGAACGCTGGTGTGCTGCGCCCTTCCCGCATTATTAGTGACAATCGGCGCCGGCGCGGTCCTGACGGGAATCGTAGGGACCGCACCCTGGCTGATTGCGTTGTCAGAATATAAGATATGGACCTTTGGAATCTCCGGCGCGATGCTTCTAATCGCCGGATTTGCGCTCTGGAGTTCAAGAAACGCCCCCTGCCCGATTGACCCGGCGCAGGCAATGGCGTGCGCCAGATTACGAAAGACAAGCAACTGGATATACCTGTTATCCGTGCTCCTATGGTGCGTGGGGTTTTTCTTCGCTTTTATCGCCGCGAGAGTTTTTTACTGATTTCTTTCGGGTCACAAGATTAGGGAAATGTCGGGTAAAACCGGCGTTTCCCTAGCCTGCAGAGCATTAGGGATGTTGGTCAGGAATTCTTCTGGCCTCCGAAAGACTCAAGGACCATCTCGGCGAACTCGCCCGCGAATTCTCTCATTCTGTTTGATATCTGTTTCTCGGAGGTAGCCTTTTCATATGTGTCGGCCATTTTCATCATCGTATAGTAAAAATGATAGTTCATCTCCCCCACTTCCATCTTCTTTGTCCAAAGATCTATTACAAGAGATTCCTTTTTCTCGGCATCCCACATGGAGAGAAAAGCCGCCTCGCAGCGCTTCTCTCCCGGTTCCTCAGATTGGGAAGCCTCCCAGAAAAGCCCCTCGGGAACATTGTCATCCCCTAGAACTACCTTAAGCTTGATTTCGGCGTCTTTGGACATGGAAAACTCCTTAGAAGATTTTTTATGAAAAACGGGGAAATTCCGCACGGAAATTATATCCGGTTTCGAGCAAAGCGTCTTAAGGCATATTCTGCGGCGCCCATTTAACGCGCACGCGCAATGGAAAGAAAGTAGTAATTACCAGGGAAGTTTGCCCATCAATGGGGCTATCTTGGTGCCGAAAAGTGCCACGGTGGCCACTATACCTATAAAAGCCGCGATACCGATGGCCACTTTCACAGTGAAAAGCAGAACTATTTTGTCGAGCTGTTCAGGAGTAAGCTTCATCTTAATGTCCTCCTCCCTTTGACTTGCCGTCAAAGTACGGGTCGCCGAAAGGTATTACCGGGAACCTGTTTATAAACAGAAGGAAAGTCGCCACAAATCCCGCAAGAAAACCGAGAGTGATCAGGAAGTGATTGATACTGAAAACCAGCTCGCTGGTAAGCGAGGGGATAACCAGCAGGAATTTGTCCATCCAGAGACCCGAGAAAGAAACCGTAGCGATAAAGACAGCTATCGGGGTAACTATCTTGTGCGTTCGGGGCAGCAGGGAAACAAAAGGAAATATGAAGCAGCAGGTAAGGATAGCCCACGCAAGCGAGCGGAAAGGTTCATCCACCACCCTTTTTATCACAAACCCGGTCTCTTCGGGCATGTTCGCGTACCAGATCGTAAGAAGCTGGGAGAACATAAGGTAAACCCAGAAAAGGGAAAAGCCCTGGAGTATCTTTCCCATGTCCCAGTAATGATTAACGGAAAGGTAGTCGTCAAGTCCCAGGTAACGCTTGAGGGGGACCGAAAGTATTATCGTCGCCCCTATGGCCGCTATTAGGCTTCCAATAAAGTAGTAGGGTCCGAAAAGCGTGCTGAACCAGTGAGGATCAAGCGACATCATGAAATCCCAGGCGAAAAGGGAAAAAACAAGAGCGTAGACCCCGATTACGGCAGGAGCCAGTTTCTTTAACCTGACGATCCTCTCCTTGCCGTTTAGGTCCTGTTCAATTGAGGTTTTCAGGTAGAAGTAGTTCAGAACGAGAAGGATCGAGAAACCTATTACGTTTCTCGCCATTACGAAGTTCATATTAAGCCATATGTCCTTGGGACTGTGGTAGTGATGATGCGCATAAGGAAGGACGAATTCCTGTCCGATGAAAAGAACCAGCAGAAGCACTAAGGAGACTAAAGTGAAGCTCGCAAAGCCCTCGCTTATGCGAAGAAGCCCCCTGCCCCACCTGGCGTTGGTTATCCTCAGTATGCAGGAGAACACAAGCCCGCCCTGGGCAACTCCCGTCCAGAAAAGGAAATTCACCAGGAAAAGCTGCCAGACCTCCTCGGCCTTCTCCCCCCTGGCGTTAATTACAAAAGCCACTACACCCACAGCCGCCAGAGCGAGGAAAACCTTGAATACCCAGCCGGGTATCTGGTTTCTCTTCGCTAGTATCTCCTGGTTTATGGACTGATCCATCGTTTTACTGACTCTCCTTGACAGAGCCCGGGTTCTGAAGCTTCCTCACGTAATTGACCACGTGCCATGCGTCCTGCTCTGAAATGTTCTCGCTGTAAGAAGGCATCATCACCTTGCCCCCGTAGCGTATATAGGCATAGATGTAACCGTCAGTTCTCTGCGCCACGGTCGGCGTGGTAAGGTTAACCGGGTAAAAACCGAGCCCTTTCTTTATTATGATTCCGTCTCCCAATCCCCCGGGGCCGTGACACACGGCGCACTGCTCTTTGTAAACTTTCGCTCCCCTGGCTACCGACTCGCCGCTTCCGGGAACCGGTCCCTTTTTTATCTGCTCGACCTCGCCCCTGTCTTCAAGTTTTGTTTGCTTCCCGTCGGTGGAAATCGAGTTGCGCGGAAAAAGCACGGGCTCTTCATAGGGCTGAATCGAGTCCTGAGACCACATGTCCCACGACCACGGAAGCGAGTGGGCAGAGGAAACGGAAAGCGCAACCGCAAAAGCAACGGCGGTACATACTTTCAATCCCCCGAGGAAGTTAAGATCCCAAGCTCCCCCTGGAACTGTCCGAAAAAACTTTTTATGCCTCATCAAACTTGATTTCTTCAGCTCCCGTAGAATTTAATATCGCTTCAACCGCACCTATATTTTCCTTCTCGCATATAACGGCGACCCCAAACTTGTCATCCGAAAAACGCTCGTCATAGAGCCTCACCGGGGTTCTCTGTCTTATAAGGGAATTCACTATCAGCCCCAGAAAGGTTGAAAGCGCGCCGAAAAGGACCGTAAGCTCAAAAACGATGACCATGTAGGGAATTATCGAAACTATGGGCTTGGCGCTCACCGCTATCGGCCAGGAACTTGAAGTAAGAACCGTAAAACCGATTCCGCAGGTCGCCCCCAGCAGACCTCCGAAGAGGGTAAAAAACCGCACAGGGCTCTCAGGCAGATCAACCGCCGCCTCAATTTCGTGGTCTGGAAACGGGGAGAACACCCTCATGTTGCGGTAACCCGCTTCCTTGAGCTTGCCAATGGCTTCAAGAACCGAATCCTGATACGAGTAAATTCCGATTACGCCCTGATCCATTTCCTGCTAACCTCCCTTCTTCGGCACCGGAAGTATCTCCTTCATCTCCGCTATGGAAACTGCCGGAAGAGTTTTCACAAACAGTAAGAAGAACATGAAGAACCACGCGAAACTTCCGATCGTTATGCCGGCCTCGACAAACGATATCTTGTATATGCCCCACGCGCCGGGCTCAAAATCTCTTGAAAGCGATATCACGATGATATTGAACCGCTCGAACCACATCCCTACGTTTATCAGTATGGAAATGGCGAAAAGCGCCTTTATGTTTTTTCTAACCTTCTCCCACCAAAACGCTATCGGAACAACGCAGTTGCACACCACCATCGTCCAGTAGAAAAACGCGTACTCTCCAGTCATCCTGTACACAAACTGTCCCCATTCATAAGGACTTCCACTGTACCACGCCATGAAAAGTTCCGCCGCGTACGCGTAGGTGACTATGCAGGAGGTCAGAATTATGAGCTTCGCCATGCCGTCGTAGTTATCAAGCGTTATGTAGTCCTCGAGATGGAAAATCTTCCTTATCGGTATGGTAAGGGTGATAACCATCGCGAGTCCCGAGAAAATAGCTCCCGCAACGAAGTACGGAGGGAATATGGTTGTGTGCCATCCGGGAACGTTGCCCATCGCGAAGTCCCAGGACACGACGCTGTGAACCGAAAGAACAAGCGGCGTGGCGAGAGCCGCGAAGTAGAGATACGCCCTCGTGTAGTGAAGCCATTCCTTGTTTGAACCCTTCCATCCGAAGGAGAGAATCGAGTATATGATCTTTCTCGGAGCTTCCTTTACCTTGTCCCTTATCGCCGCTATATCGGGAATCATTCCGACCACGAAAAACACCGAACTCACCGTAAGATAAGTACCCACCGCGAACACGTCCCACACAAGCGGGGACTTGAAGTTTATCCACAGCTCCCTTGAATTCGGATATGGTATGAGCCACAGGAAGTTCCATGGTCTTCCGAGGTGGATTATGGGGAAAAGTCCCGCCGTGAGAACCGCGAAGACCGTCATGGCCTCGGCGATTCTGTATATGGACATCCTGAACCTTGCGCGGAACAGATAAAGTATGGCCGAGATAAGGGTTCCCGAGTGCGCTATTCCAACCCAGAAAACGAAATCGGTTATGTAGACTCCCCAGAAAACCGGGTGACGATAGCCGGCAACTCCAAGTCCCGTGGCCACCTGATAGAAAAAGCACGTGACGCCGAGTCCGACGAGCGCCACCGTGGGAAGAAAAAGCGCCCACCATTTCGCAGACGGCTTGTCGACCATCCTGACTACATCTTCAGTTATTCTCGCGTAAGTTAAAGGTGTCTGCTGCGTCTGGCTCATTACACTCTTTCCTGTTTGACTTTCTTAAGATAGGTAATCGCGGGCTTGGTGTTTACCACTTCGAGAACCTTGTAGCCCCTATCGTCCTCGGACAGCACCGACGCCCTGCTCTTGTCGTCAAGCAGGTTGCCGAACACTATCGCATCGCTCGGGCAAGCCTGCTCACAGGCCGTGAGAACCTCTCTGTCGCGAAGAAGCCTTCCTTCATCCTTGGCGAGGTCCTTCCCGTAACTTATTCTCTGAACGCAGAAAGTGCATTTTTCCATGATTCCCTTCGACCTTACCGTCACGTCGGGATTAAGCTGCCAGTTAAGAGGCTCGGGGAACTTGTAGGTATACCAGTTGAACCTTCTCACCTTGTAGGTGCAGTTGTTCGCGCAGTACCTGGTGCCCACGCAGCGGTTGTATATCATGCCGTTTAGGCCCTCGTGGTTGTGGTAAGTCGCGAAAACCGGACACACGGGCTCGCAAGGGGCGTTTCCGCACTGCTGGCAGAGCATGGGCAGAAATCTCACGTCAAGGCTTCCGTCGCTGTTTTTCTCAAAGAATCTCTCTATGCGAATCCAGTTCATCTCGCGGCGTTTCGCCATCTGCTTCTTCCCGACAAAGGGAATGTTGTTCTCTGCGGAACACGCGGTCACGCAGGCCCCGCAGCCGGTGCACTTGTTAAGGTCTATGGCCATTCCCCATCTGTATTTCGAGTATTCTATTTCCGGGTAGAAGTCAGGGTGCTCCGAGTGGTGCGCTCCATGGGCGCCGTTATGATGGCCAATCTGGTCAAGAGCGATGGTCTTGGCGACGTGCCTGTCTCCCTGGCTCTTTGTGTACTGTGTCCTTACAAGCAGGTCTCTTTTCCTAAGGGATGAAACGTTCGCCTTGGTTGAAAGCAGCGAGGGTCCACCTGAAAGCGCATCGGTAGCCGCCGGCAGCAGAGCAAAGGGATTCACCCCTCTTCCCTTCGCGTACCTTCCGTAGGAAGTGTGTCCCTGCCCAATTGGAATGGCAATTGTATCCGGCCTTATTCCCTCATAGACGAAAACCTGTACCTCGAAACTTCCCCCGGGGGTATCAACCTTCACGTAAGAACCGTCTTCAAGACCCATTTTCGCCGCGACGGCGGGATTTATCTCAAGCCATGAATCCCACACCGAAGTGGTAAGGGCATCGGGAAGTTCCTGAAGCCAAGGCTTGTTCGCCCCTCTTCCGTCAAGAAACCTGTGGGACGGATAAGCAATCAGGTGGAAATCTCCTTCTCCCCGGAACTGTGGATCGCTGAAAGAAACGGAACTTACCCTGGATGAAAGAGCGACATTGACAGGAGCAGGTGTGGTCGTCACCGAACCTTTTACAAGAAGTTCTTTCCAGAATTTCTCGAAGCTTGTTCCGGGAGAAAGAGCCGCGGCTCTTTTCTTCCAGGCGCTTCTTAGATAGTCATAGTATTTTTTCTCTGTGAACGTGTTTTTAAGCGCCTCGACATTCTTTGAAACAGATATCAGCGTATCGCCCGCGGATTTGGTATTGAAAACTGGTCTCATGACGGGCTGAGTGATGCCGGTCACGCTCTTTTTCGGGCTGTAGTCTCCCCAGCTCTCAAAGGAAGTGCTTTCGGGAAGTACGAGATGCGCCTTCTCGGAAGTCTCGTCAAGGAACGGGGAGAGACTTACGACAAACGGCACTTTTTCAAGAGCCTCGGCAACTTTCAGTTCTCCCGGAAGCGTGAAAACCGGGTTCACGTTATGAACGATGAGAGCTTCCACCTTGCCCGACCTCATTTCCTCCACCAGCTTCTTCATGTCGCCGAAGCTGTTTGCATCCGAGATTGAAAGAGAATCGGAGAAATCAACCGTCTTGCCGATGTTTCCGGCAAGGTAGTTAAGTATGTTCACGGCAACCATGGTTTCGGTCGCGTTTGATCCCGTATTGGCTGCTCCGCCCCCTATCGCCAGGCTTTTTGAAGACGCGAAGTCCCGGGCGATTTTCTCTATGGTGTCCGTGGACACGTCAGTGAGCGCCGCAACTTTTTTGGGCGTGTAGCCCGAAACCATTCCGGCTATCGGCCCCGGGGCAACCTTGTTAAGACCCTTTGAGATCATAACGTTGGCAATTCCGAGAGCGAGATACTGCTCCGTGCCCGGTTTCGCCGCAATCCACGTATCGGCGTTTGAAGCGGTCATTCCGGAGCGCGGCTCTATATGAACGACCTGACCGGTTTTTCCGTGATCTATATCTCTTAGCTTTGAATATCCTATGGAGTT
Encoded here:
- a CDS encoding TIGR03560 family F420-dependent LLM class oxidoreductase, translating into MGRPEFGVMLRQQKIDFEDIKAAAQLCDSTGYDSVWFYDHVLGQGIIGIDIYEPWTLMSALSTVTENVKLGTMVLCNPFRYPPLLAKMASTLDVISNGRLEFAIGAGWFEEEFRAYGYSFPSTEERIEMLREAVTILKLMWTDETASFAGKHYKVENAFCNPKPVQRPNIPVCIGGSGERFLLRAVAELADEWNCPATSAIEFDRKHSILRKHCEEVGRNIEDITISQQTVCVLVEDRKDLPEKLEKAQRRYGFFGDIEKLGIVGTPEDCVEKINTDLEKGISKYTIFFSDVMNPKTIELFGKEVIPEFR
- a CDS encoding gliding motility protein GldC, with amino-acid sequence MSKDAEIKLKVVLGDDNVPEGLFWEASQSEEPGEKRCEAAFLSMWDAEKKESLVIDLWTKKMEVGEMNYHFYYTMMKMADTYEKATSEKQISNRMREFAGEFAEMVLESFGGQKNS
- a CDS encoding molybdopterin-dependent oxidoreductase, giving the protein MSRKENKGKNGMKRRDFLKVIGVAGGTAAVAGSCSEPVEQIIPYVIPPENIIPGVPKFYATTCRECSSGCSLVVKNREGRAIKVEGNPESPINRGKTCAMGQASLQGLYNPDRVRSPLVRNTETQRLEAIGWERGEGILTEKLNSLGSGKIVYLSNNVSGTYSKFVAEFLRPLGGKHYVYETFSHEPIRKANSIVFGRDEIPSYRIDKADYLLSFGADYLETWLSAVSNSIGYSKLRDIDHGKTGQVVHIEPRSGMTASNADTWIAAKPGTEQYLALGIANVMISKGLNKVAPGPIAGMVSGYTPKKVAALTDVSTDTIEKIARDFASSKSLAIGGGAANTGSNATETMVAVNILNYLAGNIGKTVDFSDSLSISDANSFGDMKKLVEEMRSGKVEALIVHNVNPVFTLPGELKVAEALEKVPFVVSLSPFLDETSEKAHLVLPESTSFESWGDYSPKKSVTGITQPVMRPVFNTKSAGDTLISVSKNVEALKNTFTEKKYYDYLRSAWKKRAAALSPGTSFEKFWKELLVKGSVTTTPAPVNVALSSRVSSVSFSDPQFRGEGDFHLIAYPSHRFLDGRGANKPWLQELPDALTTSVWDSWLEINPAVAAKMGLEDGSYVKVDTPGGSFEVQVFVYEGIRPDTIAIPIGQGHTSYGRYAKGRGVNPFALLPAATDALSGGPSLLSTKANVSSLRKRDLLVRTQYTKSQGDRHVAKTIALDQIGHHNGAHGAHHSEHPDFYPEIEYSKYRWGMAIDLNKCTGCGACVTACSAENNIPFVGKKQMAKRREMNWIRIERFFEKNSDGSLDVRFLPMLCQQCGNAPCEPVCPVFATYHNHEGLNGMIYNRCVGTRYCANNCTYKVRRFNWYTYKFPEPLNWQLNPDVTVRSKGIMEKCTFCVQRISYGKDLAKDEGRLLRDREVLTACEQACPSDAIVFGNLLDDKSRASVLSEDDRGYKVLEVVNTKPAITYLKKVKQERV
- the nrfD gene encoding polysulfide reductase NrfD, with translation MSQTQQTPLTYARITEDVVRMVDKPSAKWWALFLPTVALVGLGVTCFFYQVATGLGVAGYRHPVFWGVYITDFVFWVGIAHSGTLISAILYLFRARFRMSIYRIAEAMTVFAVLTAGLFPIIHLGRPWNFLWLIPYPNSRELWINFKSPLVWDVFAVGTYLTVSSVFFVVGMIPDIAAIRDKVKEAPRKIIYSILSFGWKGSNKEWLHYTRAYLYFAALATPLVLSVHSVVSWDFAMGNVPGWHTTIFPPYFVAGAIFSGLAMVITLTIPIRKIFHLEDYITLDNYDGMAKLIILTSCIVTYAYAAELFMAWYSGSPYEWGQFVYRMTGEYAFFYWTMVVCNCVVPIAFWWEKVRKNIKALFAISILINVGMWFERFNIIVISLSRDFEPGAWGIYKISFVEAGITIGSFAWFFMFFLLFVKTLPAVSIAEMKEILPVPKKGG
- a CDS encoding DUF3341 domain-containing protein; this encodes MDQGVIGIYSYQDSVLEAIGKLKEAGYRNMRVFSPFPDHEIEAAVDLPESPVRFFTLFGGLLGATCGIGFTVLTSSSWPIAVSAKPIVSIIPYMVIVFELTVLFGALSTFLGLIVNSLIRQRTPVRLYDERFSDDKFGVAVICEKENIGAVEAILNSTGAEEIKFDEA
- a CDS encoding cytochrome c, translating into MKVCTAVAFAVALSVSSAHSLPWSWDMWSQDSIQPYEEPVLFPRNSISTDGKQTKLEDRGEVEQIKKGPVPGSGESVARGAKVYKEQCAVCHGPGGLGDGIIIKKGLGFYPVNLTTPTVAQRTDGYIYAYIRYGGKVMMPSYSENISEQDAWHVVNYVRKLQNPGSVKESQ
- a CDS encoding heavy metal-associated domain-containing protein; this encodes MKISIRVIFFMTLFFAFQSLAHGEHEHNHEGQVVEPSAVSNNMGNVACEDTINIKVTGLVCDFCARSLEKVFLKRGDVGGVKVDLGKGSIVVAMKPGLTIDDATLTKLIADSGYNVSAIRRGCEHG